ACGAGAGCGCGACACCCTTGAGCGGCTGGCCCGCGAAGCGGTCGCGGAACAGGTCCGACCAGGCCACGGTGAAGCCGGAATTGGCCGGCCGCAACGGCGATATCGCGATGCCCTTCGCGGTGAGGATCGCCGTCCAGGCGCCGTCGGAACCGAGCCGCGGCCAGCTCGCCCCGCCGAGCGCCAGCACGGTCGCGTCCGCGGCCACGGCGCGCGTTCCTTCCGGCCCCTCAAACAGCAGCCGCCCGTCGCCGTCCCAGCCGGTCCAGTGCTGTCGAAATGCGAATTGCACGCCCGAGGCACCGAGCCGACGAAGCCAGGCGCGCAGCAAAGGCGACGCCTTGAAGCTCTTCGGGAACACACGCCCGCTGGAGCCGACGAACGTCTCCTCGCCAAGCGCCTGGCACCATCCGCGCAAGGCATCAGGCGGGAACGCGTCGATCGCAGCTTCAAGCCTCGGCGCCGCCTCGCGGTAACGTGCAAGAAACTGCGGCAGCGGCTCGCTGTGCGTGAGGTTGAGCCCGCCGCGCCCCGCCATCAGGAATTTGCGGCCAGCCGACGGCATCGCGTCATAGACGGTGACGCGCGCGCCGCCTTGCGCCAGCACCTCGGCCGCCATCAGCCCGGCCGGGCCGGCGCCGATGACGGCGACATCGTTTGCGGGAGGAAATGACATGGAACGAGTTTAGGTCGGATTCGCTGGCCAAACACAGTCGTCATGCCCGGGCTTGACCCGGGCATCCATGCAATATCGCTCGATGGCTCCAAAGACGTGGATGGCCGGGTCAAGCCCGGCCATGACGAAATGCGTAATGGACCCGCCCCGTCGCCGCTTACAGCTTCACCCCTGCCCTTGCGGCGGCCTGCGTGACATATTTCTGGGTCTGCTGGAACGCATTCTCCAGCGCCTTTGCCGTCGACATGTCGCTGATCTCCGTGAAATGCGCGGCGATGGCATCGGGCGTCCATTCCGACGGCGGCAGGTTGATGCCTTCGGTCTCCATGATCCTGATCACCGCAAAGGAGCCGGCGCCCGCGCCCATGATGGTGCGGGTCGGGGCGTCCTCGCTCAAGAGGTATTCCACCGCCGGCGTGATCGCCTCCGGCTTCATCAGCGACAGCGCCTGCGGCGGCAGCAGCTCCTCCGTCATGCGGGTCGCGGCCGTCGGCGAGATCGTGTTGACGCGGACATTGTTCTTGCGGCCCTCCTCGGCGAGCACGTTCATCAAGCCGATCATGCCGGACTTGGCGGCGCCGTAATTGGCCTGGCCGAAATTGCCGTAGAGGCCGGACGACGAGGTGGTCAGCACGATACGGCCGTAATTGCGCTCACGCATGCCCTCCCACACCGCCTTGCAGCAATAGAAGGTGCCGACGAGATGAACCTGCAGGACCTTGGCGAAATCGGCCAGATCCATCTTGCCGAAAGACTTGTCGCGCAGGATGCCGGCATTGGCGCAGAGCAGGTCGACACTGCCCCACTCTTTGGTGGCGCGCTCGACCATCGCCTTGACCTGCTCGAAATTGGAGACGTCGGCGCCGTCGGCGATCGCGGTGCCGCCCGCTTTGCGGATTTCCTCGACCACGTTCTCCGCGGGGGTCAGCGAGCCGCCGCTACCGTCGCGCGCGCCGCCGAAGTCATTGACCACGACCTTCGCGCCGCGGCTCGCCAGCCCCAGCGCATGCGCGCGTCCCAATCCGTTGCCTGCGCCGGTGACGATGGCGACGCGTCCGTCAAACCTGATAGCCATGATTGCTGTTCCCGGATTCTACCCTCTAGTCATGCCCGGGCTCGACCCGGGCATCCATCTAACACTCAAGTTATTTTTTGATCAGTGATGGATTGCCGGGTCAAGCCCGGCATTGACGAATAGAGCGCTATGCGAAGTAGATCAGCCCGATCCAGTCGGCGACGAGCGCGGGCCTGTCCTCGCCCTCGATCTCGACCGTGACATTGGTGCGCGACTGCAACTCGTTCGGCTTGCGCAGCTTCGCTTCGGCGAGCACGAAACGGCCGCGAACGCGAGAGCCGGCCTTAACCGGCGAGATGAAGCGCAGCTTGTCGAAGCCGTAATTGACGCCCATCGTCGTTCCCTCGATCACGGGCATCACCTCGTAGGACATGATGCTCAGGAGCGACATCGTCAGGAAACCGTGCGCGACGGTGGTGCCGAAGGCGGTCTCGCGCCTGGCGCGCTCGGGATCGATATGGATGAACTGATGATCCTCGATCACGTCGGCATAGGCGTTGATCCGCTTCTGATCGACCAGGTGCCATGACGACACGCCGATCTCGCGGCCGACCATGCCTTGATACGCGGCCAGCGAGACCGGCGGCTTCTTCCAGACTTCATTCATCAATGCGTGTCCGCGTTCCGAAATTCGTGAGCCATTCCTCCTTTTACGAATTTCAGACGGCGGGCACCAGCGATCTTGTGATCGGTCAGCGGCGCTAGTGGAGCGGATTTGACGTTCGCTACCCGTCTGCCGCGATTTTCCTCATGCGAACGTCAAATCCAAAGCTCCACTAGAACAAATAATTTGCTAGTGGTCCTTTGATTCTAACATTCGCAAAAGTACCTGCAACGATGGGATGCGAATGTTAGAATCGGACCACTAGCCCTCGGGGGCGCGCGGCTTCGCCAGCTCCGGAAAATCCTCCTCCCGGAACTCCTGGCCGCGCAGGGAATCGCTGCGGTCGTTGTCGTGCTCCAGCCGCCGCAGCTGCACGCGGCGAATTTTTCCCGAGATCGTCTTCGGCAATTCGGTGACGAGCTCGATCCGCCGGATGCGCTTGAACGGCGCAAGGCGCTCGTGCAGATGCCGGAAGATCGACAGCGCCGTCTCCGGCGAACGCTCGGCGCCGGCGACCAGCAGCACATAGGCCTTGGGGATCGCGAGCCGGATCGGGTCCGGGCTCGGCACCACGGCAGCCTCGGCGACGGCGTCGTGCTCGAGCAGCACGCTTTCGAGCTCGAACGGCGAGATGCGGTAGTCGGAGGATTTGAAGACGTCGTCGGAGCGGCCGACGAAGGTGAGATAGCCCTCCTCGTCCGCGAACACCACGTCGCCGCTGCGATAGACCTCGCCGTCGGCGCCGCTCAGTTTGCCGTCGTCGCCCTGATAGCCCTGCATCAGGCCCGCCGGGCGGCTTGCGCCGAGCACCAGCGATACCTCGCCTTCCCGGGTGTCGTGCCCGTCGGCGTCGGTGATCCGCACCCGATAGCCCGGCAGCGGCCGGCCCATCGAGCCGACCTTGACCTTCTGCCCCGGCGAATTGCCTGATAGTGCCGTCGTCTCGGTCTGGCCATAGCCGTCGCGGATCGTCAGGCCC
This genomic interval from Bradyrhizobium sp. NP1 contains the following:
- a CDS encoding TIGR03862 family flavoprotein, which translates into the protein MSFPPANDVAVIGAGPAGLMAAEVLAQGGARVTVYDAMPSAGRKFLMAGRGGLNLTHSEPLPQFLARYREAAPRLEAAIDAFPPDALRGWCQALGEETFVGSSGRVFPKSFKASPLLRAWLRRLGASGVQFAFRQHWTGWDGDGRLLFEGPEGTRAVAADATVLALGGASWPRLGSDGAWTAILTAKGIAISPLRPANSGFTVAWSDLFRDRFAGQPLKGVALSFGGRSIRGEAVVTRSGIEGGAIYALSAELREAVAASGAAMLRVALKPDLDHDTLAARLSMPRAKQSFSNFLRKALQLSPVAIGLLQETAKMSGISLSSLSAAGLADLVNAVPVRLDGVAPIARAISSAGGIAFDALDADFMLRHLAGVFAAGEMLDWEAPTGGYLLQASFATGAAAGRGALRWLDR
- a CDS encoding SDR family NAD(P)-dependent oxidoreductase translates to MAIRFDGRVAIVTGAGNGLGRAHALGLASRGAKVVVNDFGGARDGSGGSLTPAENVVEEIRKAGGTAIADGADVSNFEQVKAMVERATKEWGSVDLLCANAGILRDKSFGKMDLADFAKVLQVHLVGTFYCCKAVWEGMRERNYGRIVLTTSSSGLYGNFGQANYGAAKSGMIGLMNVLAEEGRKNNVRVNTISPTAATRMTEELLPPQALSLMKPEAITPAVEYLLSEDAPTRTIMGAGAGSFAVIRIMETEGINLPPSEWTPDAIAAHFTEISDMSTAKALENAFQQTQKYVTQAAARAGVKL
- a CDS encoding MaoC family dehydratase; translated protein: MNEVWKKPPVSLAAYQGMVGREIGVSSWHLVDQKRINAYADVIEDHQFIHIDPERARRETAFGTTVAHGFLTMSLLSIMSYEVMPVIEGTTMGVNYGFDKLRFISPVKAGSRVRGRFVLAEAKLRKPNELQSRTNVTVEIEGEDRPALVADWIGLIYFA